In the Streptomyces formicae genome, one interval contains:
- a CDS encoding asparagine synthetase A — protein MQQPPAAEMPRPERLPDTPQKHLASETTRDVLRIQHKVLMAIRRHLDAEGFVEIRVPIIGPVTDPGARGAKQVDIDYYGRRYKLMTSAILYKQASLLAFDKIFCIAPNVRLEPLETAGTSRHLAEFNQIDVEAAGHSREQIMKVAQEIVVCAVREAVESMPKELERLGRDTDLFGDLLRRPFDLISHADAVSEVGGDPHAEIDWEGEARISRKATRPFFVTDYPKGSRGFYDRESRELPGVLRNFDLLAPEGYGELASGGEREFEYARIVTRMRETGENASKYAWYLDMVRDGIPDSAGFGIGLERLTRYITGVEHIWEACAYPKLPGVYSP, from the coding sequence ATGCAGCAGCCCCCAGCAGCTGAGATGCCCCGTCCCGAGCGCCTTCCCGACACCCCGCAGAAACACCTCGCCTCCGAGACGACCCGAGACGTGCTGCGCATTCAGCACAAGGTCCTCATGGCGATACGAAGGCACCTCGACGCGGAGGGATTCGTGGAGATCAGGGTGCCCATCATCGGGCCCGTGACCGACCCCGGAGCCCGTGGCGCCAAACAGGTCGACATCGACTACTACGGCCGCCGGTACAAGCTCATGACCAGCGCGATCCTCTACAAGCAGGCGTCGCTGCTCGCCTTCGACAAGATCTTCTGCATCGCGCCCAACGTCCGCCTCGAACCGCTGGAGACCGCCGGCACCAGCCGCCATCTCGCCGAGTTCAACCAGATCGACGTCGAGGCGGCGGGCCACTCCCGCGAGCAGATCATGAAGGTCGCTCAGGAGATCGTGGTCTGCGCCGTGCGCGAGGCCGTCGAGTCCATGCCGAAGGAACTGGAGCGCCTCGGGCGCGACACCGACCTCTTCGGCGATCTGCTGCGGCGCCCCTTCGACCTGATCTCGCACGCCGACGCCGTCAGCGAGGTCGGCGGCGACCCGCACGCCGAGATCGACTGGGAGGGCGAGGCCCGCATCTCCAGGAAGGCCACCCGCCCCTTCTTCGTCACCGACTACCCCAAGGGATCGCGCGGGTTCTACGACCGCGAGAGCCGTGAACTGCCCGGCGTCCTGCGCAACTTCGACCTGCTGGCCCCGGAGGGCTACGGCGAGCTCGCCAGCGGCGGCGAGCGCGAATTCGAGTACGCCCGGATCGTGACGCGCATGCGGGAGACCGGCGAGAACGCCTCGAAGTACGCCTGGTACCTCGACATGGTCAGGGACGGGATCCCCGACAGCGCGGGCTTCGGCATCGGTCTGGAACGCCTCACCCGGTACATCACCGGCGTGGAGCACATCTGGGAGGCGTGCGCGTACCCCAAGCTCCCGGGCGTCTACTCCCCTTGA
- a CDS encoding non-ribosomal peptide synthetase, producing MNWLPLTSVELDAPAPLGPPGHVRLVSSGPALGTDSEATCRVGVLEFLGRADDQVKVRGFRVEPREVEAVVADCAGVAQCAVVARDDGAGGRRLVAYVVGAAGASVEAEAVRASVARVLPDYMVPSAVVVLDALPLTANGKLDRGALPAPEAGGGAGAGRGPRTPEEELLCGLFADVLGLPRVGVDDDFFAVGGHSLSATRLVSRVRSRMGVELSVRDLFAAPSVAALAARLRVDEESSRPVLCAGERPDVVPLSFAQQRLWFMREWEQGGVSYNIPLAVRLRGAVDASALRLALADVVSRHEVLRTRYPVTDGQPRQEVADHAEIPLLMSDVTSAADEGALAERVDAAADHRFDLAVEGPLRCELFRVAADEHVLLLVLHHIAGDGWSLAPLARDLSVAYAARRKGVGPNWSALPVQYADYALWQRELLGDADDPASVQAREVAYWQGQFADVPAEVELPTDRPRPAVASYRGRSVSVEVPASLHAGLVGLGRESGATLFMVVQAALATLFSRLGGGTDIPLGTAVAGRADEALDDLVGFFVNTLVLRTDVSGDPTFRELLDRVRATDLDAYAHQDLPFERVVEALNPARSSARHPLFQHMLVLQDSAALDVTFPGVTSSAVPLERRSAKFDLTFFVEETFDEDTGGTANGLRCDVEYATDLYDRTTVEILTGRLLRLLESVVADPDRPVSRIGLLDAREERRVLAEWSGAHAPFPQARTVHEVFEEQARTHPHRTALVHGAAHVSYAELNARANRIARRLADLGVGRDHVVGIFLARGTDLVASLLAALKTGAAYTLLDPAFPQERLRTVVETVGARVIVSDGSLPERLDTDARLLLLDEEAETVAAHSGSDLGVVCPPGAAACVMFTSGSTGVPKGVVAPHRAVASTFLGQDYLGFRADDVYLQSSPVSWDAFALEVFGALFHGGCSVLPRERKTDIDELADLAREHGVTVLQVSATLFNLFVDERPEILSGLRTVMTAGEAASVEHVARAAQLFPGLAVVNGYGPVESMGFTTSHTVRDLAPAATSVPIGVPLAGKRAYLLDPRLRPVPVGVPGELYVAGAGLADGYARGPALTAERFVANPYAVGERMYRTGDRARWNRDGVLEFLGRADDQVKVRGFRVEPREVEAVVAGCAGIAQCAVVARADGAAGRRLVAYVVGTAAEPVDAEAVRAAVARVLPDYMVPSVVMVLDALPLTANGKLDRRALPVPAAGGAREGGRPPRTPQEDMLCGLFAEVLGVPRVGVDDDFFALGGHSLSATRLVSRVRSRMGAELGLRDLFAAPTAAGIAALIREGGDARPALRAGERPDVVPLSFAQHRLWFMREWQEGGAAYNIPLAVRLRGPVDVGALRLALGDVVSRHETLRTSFPVTGGEPRQEVSARAEVPLLVSEVAEEELSERVESASGHSFDLAAEPPLRCELFRVSDDDHVVLLVLHHIAGDGWSLVPLARDLSVAYAARREGASPGWSALPVQYADYALWQRELLGDAADPESVQSRELAYWRQQLAGAPEELELPRDRRRPVVASYRGRTASVEVPASVHAGLVGLGRESGATLFMVLQAALATLFSRLGAGSDIPLGTAVAGRTDDALDDLVGFFVNTLVLRTDVSGDPTFRELLDRVRATDLDAYAHQDLPFERVVEALNPARSTSRNPLFQHMLVLQNNDVATFEFSGTRAEPHPLAYRAAKFDLTVSVAETPGADDGGTGLRAEFEYAVDLYDHETVEVLARRFLRVLESVVAHPDAPVGEAELLDGEERRRILAEWGTALPADLWQRLAASPSGPECAHTAYVLDAALRPVPPGVTGDVYLAAVRTDSDADDRLVDSPFTPGGRMYRTGHRARWRHDGTLELTEAPAPTTRTEAAPRPVAAEPTGPRAPRTPQEEVLCALFAEVLGVPRVGMDDNFFLLGGYSLIATRLISRVRSVLGVEVGIRRLFSAPTPAGVAALLRDADDARPMLRAGERPDVVPLSFAQQRLWFMREWEEGGASYNIPLAVRLRGAVDASALRLALADVVSRHEVLRTCYPAKGGEPRQEIGDDVEVPLLVSEVAEEALSERVELAAGHSFDLATERPLRCELFRVSDGDHVLVLVLHHIAGDGWSLVPLARDLSVAYAARLDGAAPEWTELPVQYADYALWQRELLGDAADPTSVGARELAYWRAQLAGLPAELALPVDHPRPAVASYRGRTVSVTVPASVHAGLVGLGRESGATLFMVLQAALATLFSRLGAGSDIPLGTAVAGRTDDALDDLVGFFVNTLVLRTDVSGDPTFRELLDRVRATDLDAYAHQDLPFERVVEALNPARSTSRNPLFQHMLMLRGESVGTSFDLPGTEASEFPAIAHIAEFDTFFAARECFDGDGEPAGLCWDIEYATDLFDHATVETMAARLVNLLTGVAERPDEPLGRIELLDPEEHHRILTEWSGRASVLADERPVHELFEEQARLRPDAVALVLGSRRLTFGELNSRANSLAWELVRRWIGPEDRVTVLLERSVSSVVALLAVLKAGATYVPVDTGHPSDRIAYILDDAESRLTLTSMAAMATLDGLDPGPVLLLDHLEDGAETGADDSGNEPGCSVLSQDPTDAERVTPLDPAHPAYVLYTSGSTGRPKGVVVEHRNLTNMCHAHRESLFTEHLLATGRDTARIAFTAPLSFDASWVWVVAMCLGHELHPLAEADRRDPAAVVRYIGRHGVDLLDTTPTYGLEMLEHGLLSTPALTPRTITLGGEAIPEPLWRRLLEEEGTTGYNCYGPTECTVETLTAPLEGSPTPVLGRPMSNMWVYVLDAELRPVPPGVTGELYIAGRGLARGYSGRAALTAERFVASPFGPTGTRMYRSGDLARWRSDGSLEFCGRADDQVKLRGFRIELGEIEAVLSGHPGIAHTAVVVREDRPGDQRLVAYVVAAGGRDATDAAALRAFVSESLPAYMVPAAFVPLDALPVTGNGKLDRRALPVPEYGGVGRHPETDLEHRLSALFAEALDVPDVGMDDSFFHLGGHSFLVTRLVSRIHAECAAHAGLAGLTLQDFFQTPTVAGLAARADGGTARPGSGVLLPLSTAGGLPPLFCVHPVTGLSWCYGGLAGELTDRPVYGLQARRPGEGEAASVWEQERPADLGALVDDYLAHLRGVQPHGPYHLLGWSLGGNIAHAMACRLRAQGEQVALLALLDSYPMDADDTAPAFDPDEIAGFLRREGDGWPDLEPAFVASLTAAAAHTVRLVEEAETATYPGDVLHFTAALGRDGTAPLPEDWRAYVAGDIATHSVACEHLDMTRPAPLKDIAVTLARALAQGPTHP from the coding sequence ATGAACTGGCTGCCCCTGACGTCGGTCGAGCTCGATGCCCCCGCGCCGCTGGGCCCGCCCGGGCACGTCCGCCTCGTCTCCTCCGGCCCGGCCCTCGGCACGGACTCCGAAGCCACCTGCCGCGTCGGCGTCCTGGAGTTCCTGGGGCGCGCGGACGACCAGGTGAAGGTGCGGGGTTTCCGGGTGGAGCCGCGCGAGGTGGAGGCGGTGGTCGCCGACTGCGCGGGGGTCGCCCAGTGCGCGGTGGTGGCCCGCGACGACGGAGCAGGGGGGCGACGCCTCGTCGCGTACGTGGTGGGCGCGGCCGGCGCGTCGGTCGAGGCGGAGGCGGTGCGCGCGTCCGTGGCCCGGGTGCTGCCCGACTACATGGTGCCCTCGGCCGTCGTGGTGCTCGACGCCCTGCCGCTGACGGCCAACGGCAAGCTGGACAGGGGCGCGCTGCCCGCCCCCGAGGCAGGTGGCGGAGCGGGGGCGGGGCGTGGCCCGCGCACTCCTGAAGAAGAGCTCCTGTGCGGCCTGTTCGCCGATGTCCTGGGACTTCCCCGGGTCGGTGTGGACGACGACTTCTTCGCCGTGGGCGGGCATTCGCTGTCGGCGACGCGGCTCGTCTCGCGGGTGCGCTCGCGGATGGGCGTCGAGCTGAGCGTGCGTGACTTGTTCGCGGCCCCGTCCGTGGCGGCTCTCGCCGCCCGGCTGCGGGTCGACGAGGAGTCGTCGCGCCCGGTGCTGTGCGCGGGGGAGCGGCCGGACGTGGTGCCGTTGTCGTTCGCGCAGCAGCGGTTGTGGTTCATGCGGGAGTGGGAGCAGGGGGGCGTTTCCTACAACATTCCGCTGGCCGTACGGCTGCGGGGTGCGGTGGACGCGTCGGCCCTTCGGCTCGCGCTCGCCGATGTCGTCTCGCGGCACGAGGTCCTGCGCACGCGCTACCCCGTCACCGACGGACAGCCGAGGCAGGAGGTGGCCGACCACGCCGAGATCCCGCTCCTCATGTCCGACGTGACCTCCGCCGCGGACGAAGGAGCCCTGGCGGAGCGCGTGGACGCCGCCGCCGATCACCGATTCGACCTGGCGGTCGAGGGCCCGCTGCGGTGTGAGCTGTTCCGGGTCGCGGCCGACGAGCACGTGCTGTTGCTGGTGCTGCATCACATCGCGGGCGACGGCTGGTCGTTGGCGCCGTTGGCCCGGGACCTCTCGGTGGCGTACGCGGCGCGTCGCAAGGGGGTGGGCCCCAACTGGTCCGCGTTGCCGGTGCAGTACGCGGACTACGCCCTGTGGCAGCGGGAGCTGCTCGGCGACGCGGACGATCCGGCGAGCGTCCAGGCTCGCGAAGTAGCTTACTGGCAGGGGCAATTCGCGGATGTGCCCGCCGAAGTGGAGCTGCCCACGGACCGCCCCCGTCCGGCGGTCGCCTCGTACCGGGGCCGCTCGGTGTCCGTGGAGGTGCCCGCCTCACTGCACGCCGGTCTGGTCGGTCTCGGCCGTGAGTCGGGTGCCACGCTGTTCATGGTGGTGCAGGCGGCGCTGGCGACGTTGTTCTCGCGCCTCGGCGGCGGCACCGACATCCCGCTCGGCACGGCTGTGGCGGGGCGCGCGGACGAGGCCCTGGACGATCTCGTCGGGTTCTTCGTCAACACGCTCGTGCTGCGGACCGACGTGTCGGGCGACCCGACGTTCCGTGAGCTGCTCGACCGGGTGCGTGCCACCGATCTCGACGCGTACGCCCATCAGGACCTGCCCTTCGAACGCGTCGTGGAAGCCCTGAACCCGGCCCGCTCCAGCGCCCGCCACCCCCTCTTCCAGCACATGCTCGTCCTCCAGGACAGCGCGGCCCTCGACGTCACCTTCCCCGGCGTGACGTCGTCCGCCGTGCCGTTGGAGCGCAGGTCGGCCAAGTTCGACCTGACGTTCTTCGTGGAGGAGACCTTCGACGAGGACACCGGCGGCACCGCGAACGGGCTGCGGTGCGACGTCGAGTACGCCACCGACCTCTACGACCGCACCACCGTGGAGATCCTGACCGGCCGCCTCCTGCGGCTCCTGGAGTCGGTCGTCGCCGACCCCGACCGCCCGGTCTCCCGCATCGGGCTGCTCGACGCCCGCGAGGAGCGGCGCGTCCTCGCGGAGTGGAGCGGCGCCCACGCCCCCTTCCCGCAGGCCCGCACCGTGCACGAGGTCTTCGAGGAGCAGGCGCGCACGCACCCGCACAGGACCGCCCTGGTCCACGGCGCGGCGCACGTCTCGTACGCCGAACTCAACGCCCGCGCCAACCGGATCGCCCGCCGCCTCGCCGACCTCGGTGTCGGCCGCGACCACGTGGTGGGGATCTTCCTGGCACGGGGGACCGACCTGGTGGCCTCGCTGCTCGCCGCGCTCAAGACGGGCGCCGCCTACACGCTCCTGGACCCCGCCTTCCCCCAGGAGCGGCTGCGCACGGTGGTGGAGACGGTCGGGGCGCGCGTGATCGTCTCCGACGGCTCGCTGCCCGAGCGCCTCGACACCGACGCCCGCCTGCTGCTCCTGGACGAGGAGGCGGAGACCGTCGCGGCGCATTCGGGAAGCGATCTGGGCGTCGTCTGTCCGCCCGGCGCGGCCGCGTGCGTCATGTTCACCTCCGGCTCGACCGGTGTCCCCAAGGGCGTGGTGGCACCGCACCGCGCGGTCGCTTCGACGTTCCTCGGCCAGGACTATCTGGGGTTCCGCGCCGACGACGTCTACCTCCAGTCGTCGCCCGTGTCGTGGGACGCCTTCGCCCTGGAGGTCTTCGGCGCTCTCTTCCACGGCGGCTGCTCGGTGCTGCCGAGGGAGCGCAAGACCGACATCGACGAACTGGCCGACCTGGCAAGGGAACACGGCGTGACCGTCCTCCAGGTCTCGGCGACGCTGTTCAACCTCTTCGTCGACGAGCGGCCCGAGATCCTCTCCGGGCTGCGCACGGTGATGACCGCGGGCGAGGCGGCATCGGTGGAACACGTCGCGCGGGCCGCGCAGTTGTTCCCCGGGCTGGCCGTCGTCAACGGATACGGTCCCGTCGAGTCGATGGGCTTCACCACCAGCCACACCGTGCGGGACCTCGCTCCCGCCGCGACCTCCGTCCCCATCGGCGTCCCCTTGGCGGGCAAGCGCGCCTACCTCCTCGACCCGCGGCTCCGGCCGGTCCCGGTCGGCGTGCCGGGCGAACTGTACGTGGCCGGTGCGGGCCTCGCCGACGGCTATGCGCGCGGGCCCGCGCTCACCGCGGAGCGCTTCGTGGCCAACCCGTACGCCGTCGGCGAGCGCATGTACCGCACCGGCGACCGCGCCCGCTGGAACCGCGACGGCGTCCTGGAGTTCCTGGGGCGCGCGGACGACCAGGTGAAGGTGCGGGGTTTCCGGGTGGAGCCGCGCGAGGTGGAGGCGGTGGTCGCCGGGTGCGCCGGGATCGCCCAGTGCGCGGTGGTCGCCCGTGCGGACGGCGCGGCGGGCCGTCGCCTCGTCGCGTACGTGGTGGGGACGGCGGCGGAGCCGGTCGACGCGGAGGCGGTGCGCGCCGCCGTGGCCCGGGTGCTGCCCGACTACATGGTGCCCTCGGTCGTCATGGTCCTGGACGCCTTGCCGCTGACGGCCAACGGCAAGCTGGACCGGCGCGCGCTGCCCGTTCCCGCGGCGGGCGGCGCCAGGGAGGGAGGCCGTCCCCCGCGCACGCCGCAAGAGGACATGCTGTGCGGGCTCTTCGCCGAGGTGCTCGGAGTTCCCCGGGTCGGCGTGGACGACGACTTCTTCGCGCTGGGCGGGCACTCCCTGTCGGCTACCCGGCTCGTCTCACGGGTGCGCTCGCGCATGGGTGCCGAGCTGGGCCTGCGCGACCTGTTCGCGGCCCCGACGGCGGCGGGCATCGCCGCGCTGATCCGCGAGGGCGGCGACGCGCGCCCGGCGCTGCGTGCGGGGGAGCGGCCCGACGTGGTGCCGCTCTCGTTCGCGCAGCACCGGCTCTGGTTCATGCGGGAGTGGCAGGAGGGCGGCGCCGCCTACAACATTCCGCTCGCCGTGCGACTGCGCGGCCCGGTCGATGTGGGGGCCCTGCGCCTCGCGCTCGGCGATGTCGTCTCCCGGCACGAGACGCTGCGGACGAGTTTCCCGGTGACGGGCGGGGAGCCGCGACAGGAGGTCTCCGCGCGTGCCGAGGTCCCGTTGCTGGTCTCCGAGGTCGCCGAAGAGGAGCTGTCGGAGCGGGTGGAGTCGGCCTCGGGGCACAGCTTCGACCTGGCGGCCGAGCCGCCGCTGCGGTGTGAGCTGTTCCGGGTGTCGGACGACGACCATGTGGTGTTGCTGGTGCTGCATCACATCGCCGGTGACGGCTGGTCGTTGGTGCCGCTGGCCCGGGACCTCTCGGTGGCGTACGCGGCGCGTCGCGAGGGGGCGAGCCCCGGCTGGTCCGCGTTGCCGGTGCAGTACGCGGACTACGCCCTGTGGCAGCGGGAGCTGCTCGGCGACGCCGCCGACCCGGAGAGCGTCCAGTCCCGCGAACTGGCCTACTGGCGTCAGCAGTTGGCAGGCGCTCCGGAGGAGCTTGAGCTACCCAGGGACCGGCGGCGTCCCGTGGTGGCGTCGTACCGCGGCCGCACGGCCTCGGTGGAGGTACCCGCTTCGGTGCACGCGGGCCTGGTGGGTCTTGGCAGGGAATCCGGTGCGACGTTGTTCATGGTGTTGCAGGCGGCGTTGGCGACGTTGTTCTCGCGGTTGGGCGCGGGTTCGGACATTCCTCTGGGGACGGCCGTGGCGGGGCGTACCGACGACGCGCTCGACGATCTGGTCGGGTTCTTCGTGAACACGCTTGTCCTGCGGACCGACGTGTCGGGCGATCCGACGTTCCGTGAGCTGCTCGACCGGGTGCGTGCCACCGATCTCGACGCGTACGCCCATCAGGACCTGCCCTTCGAACGCGTCGTGGAAGCCCTGAACCCGGCCCGCTCCACCTCCCGCAATCCGCTCTTCCAGCACATGCTCGTCCTCCAGAACAACGACGTCGCCACGTTCGAGTTCAGCGGCACGCGCGCGGAGCCGCACCCCCTCGCGTACCGCGCCGCCAAGTTCGACCTCACCGTCAGCGTGGCGGAGACGCCCGGTGCCGATGACGGGGGGACGGGCCTGCGCGCCGAGTTCGAGTACGCGGTGGACCTCTACGACCACGAGACCGTCGAGGTGCTGGCCCGCCGCTTCCTGCGCGTCCTGGAGTCGGTCGTCGCCCACCCCGACGCCCCGGTCGGCGAAGCGGAACTCCTCGACGGCGAGGAACGCCGCCGGATCCTCGCCGAGTGGGGGACCGCCCTGCCCGCCGACCTGTGGCAGCGACTCGCCGCGTCGCCGTCCGGCCCCGAGTGCGCGCACACCGCGTACGTCCTGGACGCCGCGCTCCGGCCCGTGCCGCCGGGCGTCACCGGTGACGTGTACCTCGCGGCTGTCCGGACCGACTCCGACGCCGATGACCGGCTCGTCGACAGCCCTTTCACGCCCGGCGGCCGGATGTACCGGACGGGGCACCGGGCCCGCTGGCGGCACGACGGCACGCTGGAACTGACCGAGGCACCGGCCCCCACCACCAGGACGGAAGCGGCTCCCCGCCCCGTCGCGGCCGAGCCGACCGGCCCACGCGCTCCGCGCACCCCTCAGGAAGAGGTGCTGTGCGCGCTGTTCGCCGAGGTCCTCGGTGTGCCGCGTGTCGGGATGGACGACAACTTCTTCCTGCTCGGCGGCTATTCGCTGATCGCCACCCGCCTCATCAGCCGCGTCCGGTCGGTGCTCGGGGTCGAAGTGGGCATCCGCCGCCTGTTCTCGGCGCCGACCCCGGCGGGCGTGGCCGCGTTGCTCAGGGACGCGGACGACGCACGCCCGATGTTGCGTGCGGGGGAGCGGCCGGACGTGGTGCCGTTGTCGTTCGCGCAGCAGCGGTTGTGGTTCATGCGGGAGTGGGAGGAGGGGGGTGCTTCCTACAACATTCCGCTGGCCGTACGGCTGCGGGGTGCGGTGGACGCGTCGGCCCTTCGGCTCGCGCTCGCCGATGTCGTCTCGCGGCACGAGGTCCTGCGCACGTGCTATCCCGCGAAGGGCGGGGAGCCGCGACAGGAGATCGGCGACGACGTCGAGGTTCCGCTGCTGGTCTCCGAGGTCGCCGAAGAGGCGTTGTCGGAGCGGGTGGAGTTGGCCGCGGGCCATAGCTTCGACCTGGCGACCGAACGGCCGCTGCGGTGTGAGCTGTTCCGGGTGTCGGACGGCGATCACGTGTTGGTGCTGGTGCTGCATCACATCGCGGGTGACGGCTGGTCGTTGGTGCCGCTGGCCCGGGATCTCTCGGTGGCGTACGCGGCGCGACTGGACGGTGCGGCCCCGGAGTGGACCGAACTGCCCGTGCAGTACGCCGACTACGCCCTGTGGCAGCGGGAGCTGCTCGGTGACGCGGCGGATCCGACGAGTGTGGGCGCCCGTGAACTCGCTTACTGGCGCGCCCAGTTGGCAGGGCTGCCCGCCGAGCTGGCGCTGCCGGTCGACCACCCGCGTCCGGCGGTCGCCTCCTATCGGGGCAGGACCGTATCGGTCACCGTTCCCGCTTCGGTGCACGCGGGCCTGGTGGGTCTTGGCAGGGAATCCGGTGCGACGTTGTTCATGGTGTTGCAGGCGGCGTTGGCGACGCTGTTCTCGCGGTTGGGCGCGGGTTCGGACATTCCTCTGGGCACGGCCGTGGCGGGGCGTACCGACGACGCGCTCGACGATCTGGTCGGGTTCTTCGTGAACACGCTCGTGCTGCGGACCGACGTCTCGGGTGATCCCACCTTCCGTGAGCTGCTCGACCGGGTGCGTGCCACCGATCTCGACGCGTACGCCCATCAGGACCTGCCCTTCGAACGCGTCGTGGAAGCCCTGAACCCGGCCCGCTCCACCTCCCGCAATCCGCTCTTCCAGCACATGCTGATGCTGCGCGGCGAGAGCGTGGGAACCTCCTTCGACCTCCCCGGAACCGAGGCGTCGGAGTTCCCCGCGATCGCCCACATCGCCGAGTTCGACACGTTCTTCGCCGCGCGGGAGTGCTTCGACGGCGACGGCGAACCGGCCGGTCTGTGCTGGGACATCGAGTACGCCACCGACCTGTTCGACCACGCCACCGTCGAGACCATGGCCGCCCGGCTCGTCAACCTCCTCACGGGGGTGGCCGAACGCCCCGACGAGCCGCTCGGCCGGATCGAGTTGCTCGACCCCGAGGAACACCACCGCATCCTCACCGAGTGGAGCGGGCGGGCCTCCGTGCTCGCCGACGAACGGCCCGTGCACGAGCTGTTCGAGGAGCAGGCGCGGCTCAGGCCGGACGCGGTCGCACTGGTCCTCGGCAGTCGGCGGCTGACCTTCGGCGAGCTCAACTCCCGTGCGAACTCGCTCGCCTGGGAGCTGGTGCGGCGCTGGATCGGGCCCGAGGACCGGGTCACCGTACTCCTCGAACGCTCGGTCTCGTCCGTGGTCGCGCTGCTCGCGGTGCTCAAGGCGGGGGCCACCTACGTCCCCGTCGACACCGGACATCCCTCGGACCGCATCGCCTACATCCTCGACGACGCGGAGTCCCGGCTGACCCTGACGAGCATGGCGGCCATGGCCACCCTGGACGGCCTCGACCCGGGTCCCGTACTGCTCCTGGACCACCTGGAGGACGGTGCGGAGACCGGCGCCGACGACAGCGGGAACGAGCCGGGATGTTCCGTGCTGTCGCAGGACCCCACCGACGCCGAGCGGGTCACACCGCTCGACCCGGCGCACCCGGCGTACGTCCTCTACACCTCGGGCTCCACGGGGCGCCCCAAGGGCGTCGTGGTGGAACACCGCAACCTCACCAACATGTGCCACGCCCACCGCGAGTCGCTCTTCACCGAGCACCTGCTGGCCACGGGCCGCGACACCGCGCGGATCGCGTTCACCGCGCCGCTGTCCTTCGACGCGTCCTGGGTGTGGGTCGTCGCGATGTGCCTCGGCCACGAACTGCATCCGCTCGCCGAGGCCGACCGGCGCGACCCGGCCGCCGTGGTCCGCTACATCGGGCGGCACGGCGTGGACCTCCTGGACACCACGCCGACGTACGGCCTGGAGATGCTGGAGCACGGTCTCCTCTCGACGCCCGCGCTGACCCCGCGCACGATCACCCTGGGCGGCGAGGCCATCCCCGAACCCCTGTGGCGGCGGCTGCTCGAAGAGGAGGGCACCACCGGCTACAACTGCTACGGGCCCACCGAATGCACCGTCGAGACGCTCACCGCTCCGCTGGAGGGATCGCCGACGCCCGTGCTCGGGCGGCCCATGAGCAACATGTGGGTGTACGTCCTCGACGCGGAGCTGCGGCCGGTGCCGCCCGGGGTCACCGGGGAGCTGTACATCGCGGGACGCGGTCTCGCCCGCGGCTACTCCGGGCGCGCCGCGCTCACCGCGGAACGCTTCGTGGCCTCGCCCTTCGGGCCCACGGGGACGCGGATGTACCGCTCGGGAGACCTCGCCCGCTGGCGGTCCGACGGCAGCCTCGAATTCTGCGGACGCGCCGACGACCAGGTGAAGCTGCGCGGCTTCCGCATCGAGCTCGGCGAGATCGAGGCAGTCCTGAGCGGCCACCCGGGGATCGCGCACACCGCGGTGGTGGTCCGCGAGGACCGGCCCGGCGACCAGCGGCTCGTCGCCTACGTGGTCGCGGCCGGTGGCAGGGACGCCACCGACGCGGCAGCCCTGCGCGCGTTCGTCTCCGAGTCGCTGCCCGCGTACATGGTGCCCGCCGCCTTCGTGCCGCTGGACGCCCTGCCCGTCACCGGCAACGGCAAGCTCGACCGGCGGGCCCTGCCCGTCCCCGAGTACGGCGGCGTCGGCAGGCACCCGGAGACCGACCTCGAACACCGGCTGAGCGCGCTGTTCGCCGAGGCGCTCGACGTGCCCGACGTCGGCATGGACGACAGCTTCTTCCACCTGGGCGGCCACTCGTTCCTGGTCACGCGGCTCGTGAGCCGGATCCACGCGGAGTGCGCGGCGCACGCGGGCCTTGCCGGTCTCACGCTGCAGGACTTCTTCCAGACGCCGACCGTGGCCGGTCTCGCCGCGCGGGCCGACGGCGGCACCGCGCGGCCGGGGTCCGGCGTCCTGCTGCCGCTGAGCACCGCGGGCGGTCTCCCGCCGCTCTTCTGCGTGCACCCCGTGACCGGCCTGAGCTGGTGTTACGGCGGTCTGGCCGGTGAGTTGACGGACCGTCCCGTATACGGGCTCCAGGCGCGGCGCCCCGGCGAGGGCGAGGCGGCGAGCGTCTGGGAGCAGGAGCGACCCGCCGACCTCGGCGCGCTCGTGGACGACTACCTCGCGCACCTGCGCGGCGTCCAGCCGCACGGCCCCTACCACCTGCTCGGCTGGTCGCTCGGCGGGAACATCGCGCACGCGATGGCCTGTCGCCTGCGCGCGCAGGGCGAGCAGGTGGCGCTCCTCGCGCTCCTCGACTCCTATCCGATGGACGCCGACGACACCGCGCCCGCGTTCGACCCGGACGAGATCGCGGGCTTCCTGCGCAGGGAGGGCGACGGCTGGCCGGACCTGGAGCCCGCCTTCGTCGCCTCGCTCACCGCCGCCGCCGCGCACACGGTCAGGCTCGTGGAGGAGGCCGAGACCGCCACCTACCCCGGGGACGTCCTGCACTTCACGGCGGCCCTGGGACGGGACGGCACAGCGCCGCTGCCCGAGGACTGGCGCGCGTACGTCGCGGGCGACATCGCGACCCACTCCGTCGCCTGTGAGCACCTGGACATGACACGCCCCGCGCCGCTGAAGGACATCGCGGTGACCCTGGCCCGCGCGCTGGCCCAAGGCCCCACGCACCCGTGA